Proteins encoded in a region of the Ornithodoros turicata isolate Travis chromosome 3, ASM3712646v1, whole genome shotgun sequence genome:
- the LOC135387671 gene encoding uncharacterized protein LOC135387671 produces the protein MDIAEEGSPKYWIVKFPEERNSIAIVHATWMQNGKCAWPNEKDPRRLQQITMKGLKPQSSWLTYDCTRVFAFDTYDAARRKLAQAEDTSDLCSENELDELSNSSGDEVCTPTPRSLPTPPQRPPTPPRSAFFATSSKGPAHGSGNFSGHTATPGSTYGNDGAFPSQSTSLQMHGMYPQMGPSATKVTTNHQYVPRQGRLYQDLQERRHRRCEVAQQQPASRNVHPSSAACSFSHQSFAAHEIQQVEPLVQVRQLAQTPQSGNHYGETQHMPQLSPAEIRHPPSNDELLHQSFASRQDASSAVQEQTPVRRTSHGSDGTHYGFYQEILKLLHTMRLTLQSHTEHLLMVLEKLSSRTDTTEMVQPDIIDEPFKTTEAFLRFEEQLKESSEKRNRLKLFMKFVGGATVGERTFRILSRLLSPAVGKEFSLHGTKGKLKFSDLQTWRVLCYSLAPEDQAKVSSKGTLKEIEKATQSWLRHAPESHRRQQARQAAENADSL, from the exons ATGGATATTGCAGAAGAAG GTTCACCCAAATATTGGATCGTAAAGTTTCCAGAAGAACGAAATTCTATTGCCATCGTACATGCTACCTGGAtgcagaatggcaaatgtgCTTGGCCTAATGAGAAGGACCCAAGACGTCTGCAGCAAATAACTATGAAAGGCCTGAAGCCACAGAGCAGCTGGTTGACGTATGACTGCACTCGGGTTTTTGCTTTTG ACACATATGATGCCGCAAGAAGAAAGCTGGCACAAGCAGAGGATACGTCAGACCTGTGTAGCGAGAACGAATTAG ATGAACTGAGCAACAGCTCTGGGGATGAAGTCTGTACGCCAACACCACGTTCACTTCCAACGCCACCACAGAGACCACCAACACCACCTCGCTCTGCATTCTTTG CTACAAGCTCCAAAGGACCTGCGCATGGAAGTGGGAATTTCAGCGGACACACTGCGACCCCTGGCAGCACCTACGGCAATGACGGTGCATTTCCGTCACAGAGTACAAGTCTTCAGATGCACG GTATGTATCCACAGATGGGCCCAAGTGCTACAAAGGTGACAACAAACCACCAGTATGTCCCACGTCAGGGAAGGCTGTACCAGGATTTGCAAG AGCGGCGACATCGCAGATGTGAAGTAGCACAGCAACAGCCCGCATCACGAAATGTGCACCCATCCTCCGCTGCTTGCAGTTTTTCACATCAGA GTTTTGCAGCACATGAAATCCAGCAGGTAGAGCCCTTAGTGCAAGTACGACAGCTGGCTCAAACTCCTCAGTCAGGCAATCATTATG GTGAAACACAACATATGCCACAGCTGTCACCTGCAGAAATAAGGCACCCACCTTCTAACGATGAATTACTACACCAGA GTTTTGCTAGCCGACAAGACGCTTCCAGTGCAGTCCAAGAGCAAACACCTGTCCGCAGAACTAGCCATGGAAGTGATGGAACTCATTATG GATTCTATCAAGAAATATTAAAGCTCCTACACACGATGAGGCTTACGTTGCAGTCGCACACTGAGCACCTGCTGATGGTCCTTGAGAAGCTTAGTAGCAGGACTGATACCACTGAAATGGTGCAACCTGACATCATTGACGAGCCTTTCAAAACAACGGAAGCGTTCTTACGTTTTGAGGAGCAACTGAAAGAAAGCTCTGAGAAGAGGAATCGGCTA AAACTATTCATGAAGTTTGTCGGTGGTGCCACTGTGGGGGAGCGTACGTTTAGAATTTTGTCACGACTGCTGTCCCCTGCCGTCGGTAAGGAGTTCAGCCTTCATGGAACAAAAGGAAAGCTGAAGTTCAGTGACCTACAAACCTGGAGGGTGTTGTGCT ATTCCTTGGCACCTGAAGACCAAGCAAAGGTTTCAAGCAAGGGAACCCTTAAAGAAATCGAGAAGGCTACACAGTCATGGCTGCGTCATGCACCAGAGTCTCACAGAAGGCAGCAGGCAAGACAAGCGGCGGAAAACGCAGATAGCTTGTGA